Genomic window (Acidobacteriota bacterium):
GGCGCGCTCACCTTCGGCAAGCGCGCCGCCCTCATCGAGGAGGCGCGGGAGCGCATCTACCACAACCCCGGCGAGTACGAGCGCCACGTCTACGGCGAGCGCGAAGTCGGTGGCACCTCGTGGATGTACATCTCCGATCGGCCGCTCGCGCAACTGGGGCTTCCGTCGCACCTCGGGACGACCCCGCACACCGCGCTGGCTCAGGGCGCCTTGTCGGTCGTGCCGCTCATCATCACCCTCTGGCCACCTCTCCTGATGGGGATCTACACCTTCAGCAAGCGTCGCGAGGCGCTCGCGCACGAACATGCCGAGTCCATCCGCGGCTCGCACGAGGAGGACCGTCATGCGTGACCAGAGCATCACCGCACGGCCCTGGGTCACCGAGAAGATCTTCCTCGGTCTGTCGCTGCGCGACTACGTGCGCAGCCTGATGACGCCAGGAACGCTCGTCGCTGGTCTCATTCTGACCATCGGCATCCCAATCATCGTCTACCGCTTCATCTTCGGCCTCGGCGCGGTGACGAACCTGACCCAGACGACGCCCTGGGGCATCTGGATCGGCATCGACGTGCTGAGCGGCGTCGCGCTCGCCGCCGGCGGCTACACGCTCGCGAGCGCCGTTTACATCTTCGGCCTCAAGGACTACCACGCGGTCGTCCGGCCGGCCGTGCTCACGGGCTTTCTCGGCTACCTCTTCGTCGTCATCGGGCTGATCGTCGACCTCGGGCGCCCGTGGAACCTGCCCGTGCCGATGGTCTACTCGTTCGGCACGACGTCGGTGATGTTCGAAGTCGCCTGGTGCGTCGCGCTCTACGCCACCGTGCTCTTCCTCGAGTTCCTGCCGGCCATCTTCGAGTGGCTCGGCTGGAGCAAGGCGCGGCTCTGGGCCGTCAAGCTGACGATCGGCGTGACGGTGCTCGGCGTGCTGCTGTCGACGCTGCACCAGTCGTCGCTCGGCGCCCTGTTCCTGATGGCGCCGACGAAGATGCACCCGCTGTGGTACTCGCCGTACATCCCGGTCTTCTTCTTCATCTCGAGCATCGCGGCCGGCCTCAGCATGGTCATCTTCGAGAGCACGCTGTCGCACAAGTACTTCTCGAACCGGGTGCCGCAGCACTCGCACGAGAAGATGGACCGCATCGCGCTCGGCCTCGCGAAGGCCGCGTCGGTGGTCCTCTTCAGCTACTTCTTCCTGAAGCTGCAGGGCCTCGCCGTGGGCGAACACTGGGGGCTGCTCGGCACGTCGTGGGGCGCCTGGTACCTCGTCGAGTTGCTCGGCTTCATCGTCGCCCCGTGCCTCATGTTCGCCCATGCCGTCCGGACGTCGAACGTGCGGCTCGTCCGGTGGACCGCCGCGTGGACGGTGCTCGGCATCGTGGTGAACCGCCTGAACGTCTCGGTCATCTCGATGAACTACAACGTCGAAGAAATCTACGTCCCGAGCTGGATGGAGGTCTGGACCACCATGACCATCATCACCATCGGGATCCTGACCTATCGGTGGATCGTGAACCGGATGCCCGTGCTCGATGAGCACCCCGAGTATCGCGAGTCGCACTGACACCCGGAGGCTGACATGGGTTCGCACGACATCCTGACGCTCTACTCGACCAAGGCCATCGAATACGGCATCGCCGTCGCCTTCCTGCTCCTGTTCGTCCCCTTCTGGCGCTTCGTGAGCGCCGAGGCCCAGCCGGCGCTCGCCGCCGCGAGAGTGAGGCCGGTCTTGACCGACCTCGTGGAGTGGTTCCGCATGGCGCGTGACGTCGCGTTCCACCCGGGCCACGCCTGGGCCCGTGCCGAAACGCCCGGCCTCGTTGCCGTCGGCATGGACGACTTCGCCCAGAAGCTGGTCGGTCCGGTGCACGCCATCTCGCTGCCGACGGTGGGCACGCGCGTCGCCCAGGGCGACCGGGCCTGGCGGCTGCACGTCGACGGCAGGGCGGTCGACATGGTCTCGCCGGTCGACGGCATCGTCTCGGCGGTCAACCACCGCGTGCTCGAGTCGCCGGAGACGGTCGGCCAGGATCCGTACGGCGCCGGCTGGCTGTTCAAAGTCCAGGCGCCGCGGTTCGAGGCGAACCAGAAGAGCCTGCTCTCGGGCACGCTGGCGCGCCGCTGGCTCGAGGACGCGACCGACGCCCTGCGGCTGCGTCTCAGCCCCGACCTCGGCCTGGCCCTCCAGGACGGCGGCCTGCCGGTCGACGGGCTGGCGCACGCCATCGACGACGGGCGCTGGGATGAGATCGCCAGGGAGTTCCTGCTGACCTAGCCCCGGACCCCGCGATGGTCCGGTCACGGAGATCGACGATGCGACACGCACACCGGTGGACGGCCCGATTCGTGGTGACCGCAGCCGC
Coding sequences:
- a CDS encoding glycine cleavage system protein H, whose product is MGSHDILTLYSTKAIEYGIAVAFLLLFVPFWRFVSAEAQPALAAARVRPVLTDLVEWFRMARDVAFHPGHAWARAETPGLVAVGMDDFAQKLVGPVHAISLPTVGTRVAQGDRAWRLHVDGRAVDMVSPVDGIVSAVNHRVLESPETVGQDPYGAGWLFKVQAPRFEANQKSLLSGTLARRWLEDATDALRLRLSPDLGLALQDGGLPVDGLAHAIDDGRWDEIAREFLLT
- the hybB gene encoding Ni/Fe-hydrogenase cytochrome b subunit translates to MRDQSITARPWVTEKIFLGLSLRDYVRSLMTPGTLVAGLILTIGIPIIVYRFIFGLGAVTNLTQTTPWGIWIGIDVLSGVALAAGGYTLASAVYIFGLKDYHAVVRPAVLTGFLGYLFVVIGLIVDLGRPWNLPVPMVYSFGTTSVMFEVAWCVALYATVLFLEFLPAIFEWLGWSKARLWAVKLTIGVTVLGVLLSTLHQSSLGALFLMAPTKMHPLWYSPYIPVFFFISSIAAGLSMVIFESTLSHKYFSNRVPQHSHEKMDRIALGLAKAASVVLFSYFFLKLQGLAVGEHWGLLGTSWGAWYLVELLGFIVAPCLMFAHAVRTSNVRLVRWTAAWTVLGIVVNRLNVSVISMNYNVEEIYVPSWMEVWTTMTIITIGILTYRWIVNRMPVLDEHPEYRESH